CTCAACGCCGCAGGCTTTAGCCGGGTGGCTTTGATCACCACGCAGAAGTTCGCTACGCCTCAAAAAGCGAAGAAGTAGGGGAGGCCGGGCTTGTATCGCAACGCTGCGTTTTCGGTTCTCTTTCACATCGTCCTGGTGGTCGCGGGGTACGTGGGCTTGCCGTCTTTTACAGACATTGATCACAGCCAAGATGTCCCCATCTCGGTTGAAATCATCACGGTGAGCGATCAAACCAACCTGCCGACCAAACCAAAAGACGCACCGAAAAAAGCGGAAGTTGCGAAAGCAGAACCCAAACCGCCGCCCAAACCGCCAGCCCCGCCACCGGCCCCCAAAGGGTCGGTGGAACAGCCGCCTGAACCCGAGCCCGAACCCGAGCCAGAGGTCGAAAAGGTCGCGGTCGTGGTGCCAGAGCCCAAGCCTAAAAAAGAAGCCAAGCCCAAGCCCGAGCCCAAGCCTGAGCCCAAGAAAACGGCTGCGAAGAAAAAGCGTGCGCCGACGCCCATTCCGCCGCGCCGCCCCGCACCGCCCGACCAGTTTGCGTCGGTGTTGAAAACGCTGGAAGATCTCAAAACCGCGCCGCGCCAAGAGAAAAAAGACGAGAAACAGGCCAAACCTGATTTTGCGGATATGATGAAAGACGCGCTGGCGTCGGACAATCCGCGCACGGATGTCGGTCCAGAACTCAC
This sequence is a window from Magnetovibrio sp. PR-2. Protein-coding genes within it:
- a CDS encoding energy transducer TonB, whose translation is MYRNAAFSVLFHIVLVVAGYVGLPSFTDIDHSQDVPISVEIITVSDQTNLPTKPKDAPKKAEVAKAEPKPPPKPPAPPPAPKGSVEQPPEPEPEPEPEVEKVAVVVPEPKPKKEAKPKPEPKPEPKKTAAKKKRAPTPIPPRRPAPPDQFASVLKTLEDLKTAPRQEKKDEKQAKPDFADMMKDALASDNPRTDVGPELTISEKDLVKQQIKRCWNLPAGAKNAHEMLISIRLVMNPDGTVQQSRVLNGGRMQTDPFYKTMAESALRATLDPRCQPFRLPPEKYQRWKTMKLNFDPRDMFGL